One genomic window of Marinobacter adhaerens HP15 includes the following:
- a CDS encoding ACT domain-containing protein translates to MMRTEFLQELIKQLSPKLDSTTYVYCTVPKARYGELEHLNPIVSIAELEGLTLVIPLEQAKAEGLDYYRIFRRITLEGHSSLEALGLTSVVTSLLAERGITTNVIAGFYHDHMFVPSDRTEEAMKALKELANNPNG, encoded by the coding sequence ATGATGCGAACTGAGTTTCTTCAGGAATTGATCAAGCAGCTCTCGCCAAAACTGGATTCGACAACTTATGTCTACTGCACAGTACCCAAGGCCAGGTATGGCGAACTGGAACACCTTAACCCGATTGTCAGCATTGCCGAACTGGAAGGCCTGACGCTGGTAATTCCTCTTGAGCAGGCCAAAGCCGAGGGCCTGGACTACTACAGAATCTTCCGGCGCATTACTCTGGAAGGGCATTCAAGCCTGGAGGCCCTGGGGCTCACATCGGTGGTAACAAGCCTGTTGGCAGAGAGAGGCATCACCACCAATGTGATAGCCGGGTTCTACCATGACCACATGTTCGTGCCCAGTGACCGCACTGAGGAGGCCATGAAGGCGCTGAAGGAGCTGGCTAATAACCCGAACGGCTAA
- a CDS encoding AraC family transcriptional regulator translates to MSQITSLYVYKVAGQASPGVETRDLIRELGLPVDGPIDPTQMVSSAAYYGFFAELVDRDPDGVVLPLRIGAAMRSDEYGAFGLAWKSAPTLRGSFTRAERYGHVLGSAETYSLEKTEEGFLFNLEKAGDGSRGMLLSNEASMSAVTTISEEVSASRFVPMAIYFKHAPLGNTSVYESHFGCPVHFESGRDAMLVSNESIDTPNKLGDESIARFFDQHLELQLNSLKGDTELQQQVRRAVANVLSEGVPKLSRIASELKMGARTLQRRLSEQGYSFQTIVDMAQKDLAQRLLRETDYSLAEVAFLTGFAEQSGFTRAFKRWAGQTPRSYRLRAR, encoded by the coding sequence ATGTCTCAGATAACGTCATTGTATGTCTATAAAGTTGCCGGTCAGGCAAGCCCGGGCGTAGAAACGCGCGACTTGATACGGGAACTTGGCCTTCCGGTAGACGGCCCCATCGATCCAACGCAGATGGTGTCTTCAGCGGCGTATTACGGCTTTTTTGCCGAACTGGTTGATCGCGATCCCGATGGCGTTGTCCTGCCATTGAGGATCGGCGCTGCCATGCGAAGCGACGAGTACGGTGCTTTTGGTCTGGCGTGGAAATCCGCACCAACTTTGCGAGGCTCTTTCACCAGGGCAGAGCGTTACGGGCATGTACTGGGTAGCGCGGAAACCTACTCACTCGAAAAGACGGAAGAGGGCTTTCTCTTCAACCTTGAAAAAGCAGGCGATGGTTCTCGGGGCATGCTGCTCTCCAATGAGGCCAGCATGTCGGCGGTAACGACCATCAGCGAAGAAGTAAGCGCCTCACGCTTCGTACCGATGGCCATCTATTTCAAGCATGCGCCGCTAGGCAATACCAGCGTGTATGAGTCCCATTTTGGCTGTCCCGTTCATTTCGAGTCGGGTCGCGATGCGATGCTTGTGAGTAACGAAAGCATCGATACACCCAACAAGCTGGGCGACGAATCCATCGCCCGTTTTTTTGACCAGCATCTTGAGCTGCAACTGAATTCGCTCAAAGGCGATACTGAACTGCAGCAACAAGTCAGGCGTGCTGTCGCCAACGTGCTGAGTGAGGGTGTACCGAAGCTGTCACGAATCGCCTCCGAGTTGAAGATGGGCGCCCGGACATTGCAAAGAAGATTGTCTGAGCAGGGCTATTCATTTCAAACCATTGTCGACATGGCGCAGAAAGATCTCGCACAGCGACTTCTGCGCGAGACAGACTACAGTCTTGCCGAAGTTGCCTTCCTGACGGGGTTTGCGGAACAAAGTGGGTTCACTCGGGCCTTCAAGCGTTGGGCGGGACAGACGCCACGATCCTATCGACTTCGAGCTCGCTGA